The Pseudomonas sp. G2-4 genome window below encodes:
- a CDS encoding precorrin-2 C(20)-methyltransferase yields the protein MQQPGRLIGLGVGPGDPELITVKALRLLRESPVVAYFVAKGKKGNAFGIIEAHLQNAQTLLPLVYPVTTEALPAPLSYEQVIADFYDTAAEQLAVHLDAGRDVAVICEGDPFFYGSYMYLHDRLAERYDAEVIPGVCSMLGGASVLGAPLVYRNQSLSVLSGVLSHEDLKRRLADADAAVIMKLGRNFPKVRQVLQELGLDGRALYVERATMANQKIVPLDEVEPMSSPYFSLIIVPGERWQG from the coding sequence ATGCAGCAGCCTGGACGTCTGATCGGCCTGGGCGTGGGCCCCGGTGACCCGGAACTGATTACCGTCAAAGCCCTGCGCCTGCTGCGCGAATCGCCGGTGGTGGCGTACTTCGTCGCCAAGGGCAAGAAGGGCAACGCCTTCGGTATCATCGAAGCCCATCTGCAGAACGCACAGACCTTGCTGCCGCTGGTCTACCCGGTCACCACCGAAGCGCTGCCGGCGCCACTGTCCTATGAGCAAGTGATCGCCGATTTCTACGACACGGCCGCCGAACAACTGGCCGTACACCTGGATGCCGGGCGCGACGTGGCGGTGATCTGTGAGGGCGATCCGTTCTTCTACGGCTCCTACATGTACCTGCATGATCGCCTGGCCGAGCGTTATGACGCCGAGGTTATCCCCGGCGTGTGCTCGATGCTCGGTGGCGCCTCGGTGCTCGGTGCGCCGTTGGTCTATCGCAACCAGAGCCTGTCGGTGCTCTCCGGCGTGCTCTCTCACGAAGACCTCAAGCGCCGCCTGGCCGATGCCGATGCAGCGGTGATCATGAAGCTGGGGCGCAACTTTCCCAAGGTTCGCCAGGTACTCCAGGAACTGGGCCTGGACGGGCGGGCGCTGTACGTCGAGCGGGCGACCATGGCCAACCAGAAAATCGTGCCGTTGGATGAAGTCGAGCCGATGTCTTCGCCGTACTTCTCGTTGATCATTGTGCCGGGCGAACGGTGGCAGGGATGA
- the cobJ gene encoding precorrin-3B C(17)-methyltransferase, translating into MTSNAPAIVILGPGSLATARRIQQRYPDALIHGLAGRVEGADRQYSEFGTTLRELYQHDTPIIALCAAGIVIRTLAPLLLEKGLEPPVLAVAEDGSAVVPLLGGLGGVNVMARDIAQTLQVAPAITTSGELRFGTCLLNPPSGYRLGDLEQGKRFVSDLLAGETVRIEGAAPWLDQAQLPEDGQARLAIRIDSAAGTPAVDELRIYPRNVVVAISAGASPAIDETLREAGLAVQSLACLVAADSDMARPELHEAASALNVPLRFAPADGDVTQWLDETLDQPASIRTVGDHAVAVSEQPLDPQQIGRPRGRLAVIGLGPGAAELMVPAVRAELDRATDVLGYETYVRMAGPFRADQVQHCTDNREEMQRARHAFELAAQGRSVVVVSSGDPGVFAMAAAVLEALHESTNAHWHTVDLQILPGVSASLATAAQAGAPLGHDFCVMSLSDNLKPWSIIEKRLALAAEADLALAFYNPISRSRPWQLGRALEIVAHHRTAQTPVVLGRDIGRPGQTLRVTTLGQLTPDQVDMRTMVLIGSSTTCVFPRAEGGDWVYTPRWYGSKPL; encoded by the coding sequence ATGACGTCCAACGCTCCGGCAATCGTCATCCTAGGTCCGGGCAGCCTGGCGACAGCCCGACGGATCCAGCAGCGCTACCCCGATGCCTTGATTCACGGCCTGGCCGGTCGGGTCGAAGGCGCGGATCGTCAATACTCGGAGTTCGGCACCACCTTGCGTGAGCTCTATCAACACGACACGCCGATCATCGCCCTGTGTGCGGCCGGCATCGTCATTCGCACCCTGGCGCCGCTGCTGCTGGAAAAAGGCCTCGAGCCGCCCGTGCTGGCAGTGGCCGAAGATGGCAGCGCGGTGGTGCCGCTGTTGGGCGGCTTGGGCGGGGTCAATGTCATGGCCCGCGACATCGCGCAAACACTGCAAGTCGCGCCGGCCATCACCACCAGCGGTGAATTGCGTTTTGGCACTTGCCTGCTCAATCCGCCGAGCGGCTACCGCCTCGGCGACCTGGAGCAGGGCAAGCGTTTCGTGTCCGACCTGCTGGCTGGTGAAACAGTGCGCATTGAAGGTGCCGCGCCGTGGCTGGACCAAGCGCAGTTGCCCGAGGATGGACAAGCACGGCTGGCGATCCGCATCGACAGCGCCGCAGGCACGCCTGCGGTGGATGAGCTGCGTATTTATCCGCGCAATGTAGTCGTGGCGATCAGTGCGGGTGCGTCGCCGGCTATTGATGAAACCTTGCGTGAGGCCGGCCTCGCCGTGCAATCGCTGGCGTGTTTGGTGGCCGCGGACAGCGACATGGCCCGGCCAGAATTGCATGAGGCCGCGTCGGCCTTGAACGTGCCGCTGCGCTTCGCGCCGGCCGATGGTGACGTCACCCAATGGCTGGACGAAACCCTCGACCAACCCGCGTCAATTCGCACAGTGGGCGATCATGCCGTTGCCGTGTCTGAGCAGCCCCTCGATCCGCAACAAATCGGTCGCCCGCGCGGGCGTCTGGCGGTGATCGGTCTTGGCCCCGGCGCTGCCGAGCTGATGGTGCCGGCCGTGCGCGCCGAACTCGACCGCGCCACCGATGTGCTGGGCTACGAAACCTACGTGCGCATGGCCGGGCCGTTCCGGGCCGATCAGGTGCAGCACTGCACCGACAACCGTGAAGAAATGCAGCGCGCCCGCCACGCCTTCGAACTGGCGGCCCAGGGCCGCTCCGTGGTGGTGGTGTCATCCGGTGACCCCGGCGTGTTCGCCATGGCCGCCGCGGTGCTCGAAGCGCTGCACGAGTCGACGAATGCCCATTGGCACACCGTCGATCTGCAGATCCTTCCAGGCGTCTCGGCCTCGCTGGCCACGGCCGCCCAGGCTGGGGCGCCACTGGGCCATGACTTTTGCGTGATGTCGCTGTCGGACAACCTCAAGCCGTGGTCGATCATCGAAAAACGCCTGGCCCTGGCCGCCGAGGCGGATCTGGCCCTGGCGTTCTACAACCCGATTTCCCGTTCCCGACCCTGGCAACTGGGGCGGGCGCTGGAAATCGTTGCGCACCACCGTACGGCGCAGACGCCGGTGGTGCTGGGACGTGATATCGGTCGCCCGGGCCAGACCCTGCGTGTCACGACGCTGGGGCAGTTGACCCCGGATCAGGTGGACATGCGCACCATGGTGCTGATTGGTTCCTCCACGACGTGTGTCTTCCCTCGCGCCGAAGGCGGCGACTGGGTGTACACGCCGCGCTGGTACGGCAGCAAGCCGCTCTGA
- the cobG gene encoding precorrin-3B synthase, translating to MNERPSTNVIRPSGCPGLLRVVRALDGGICRIKLDGGSIRADQAEAVATAAERFAAGVIEATNRGNLQIRGIGSEHGALIESLLAAGLGPRTPAGDDVRNLMLSPSAGIDRQMLLDIRPLAAQILFTLQTHERFHELSAKFAVQLDGGEALAMLEHHHDLWLSALVREGEPWLAFGLAGSPLDAPAGRVPMAQGHALVVAVLEQFLDLARPDQTRMRHLLDEIHTDEFMARLARRVPLQVCRDWQRDASTDGLHIGVHAQHDDRVYVGAAAPLGRLDPVMLRGAAQLAREKGDASLRFTPWQSLLLPNVRREDADGVLARLDKLGLLCSLAQPLAQLIACTGSSGCGKALADTKADARQLAELLQRQGQTLKVHLSGCPRSCAAAHIAPATLLAVAPGRYDLYFRDATLPGFGALQAHNLTIEALGHWLDARPRSPLDA from the coding sequence TTGAACGAACGCCCATCAACCAACGTCATACGCCCCTCGGGTTGCCCGGGCTTGTTGCGTGTCGTCCGGGCATTGGACGGTGGGATCTGTCGAATCAAGCTCGATGGCGGTTCCATCCGGGCGGATCAGGCCGAAGCCGTGGCGACGGCGGCCGAGCGCTTCGCCGCTGGCGTGATCGAGGCGACCAACCGCGGCAACCTGCAAATCCGCGGGATTGGTTCCGAGCACGGCGCGCTGATCGAGTCATTGCTGGCCGCCGGACTCGGTCCGCGAACGCCCGCTGGCGATGACGTGCGTAACCTGATGCTCAGCCCCTCGGCCGGGATCGACCGGCAGATGCTGCTCGATATTCGTCCGTTGGCCGCGCAGATCCTCTTCACCCTGCAAACCCATGAGCGCTTCCATGAACTGTCGGCCAAGTTCGCCGTGCAGCTGGACGGCGGGGAAGCGCTGGCGATGCTCGAACATCACCACGACCTGTGGCTGTCGGCCCTTGTCCGCGAAGGCGAGCCCTGGTTGGCCTTCGGTCTGGCCGGCTCGCCGCTGGATGCGCCGGCGGGCAGGGTCCCGATGGCCCAGGGGCATGCATTGGTGGTAGCGGTGCTGGAGCAGTTTCTCGACCTGGCCCGCCCGGACCAGACACGCATGCGCCACCTGCTGGATGAAATCCACACGGATGAGTTCATGGCCCGGCTAGCCCGTCGCGTACCACTGCAAGTGTGCCGCGATTGGCAGCGGGACGCGTCCACCGACGGACTGCACATCGGTGTCCACGCCCAGCACGACGACCGCGTCTATGTGGGGGCTGCGGCGCCCCTGGGCCGGCTTGACCCCGTGATGCTGCGAGGGGCGGCGCAACTGGCGCGGGAGAAGGGCGACGCCAGCCTTCGTTTCACACCGTGGCAAAGCCTGCTGCTGCCCAACGTGCGCCGCGAGGATGCGGACGGCGTCTTGGCGCGGCTCGATAAATTGGGCCTGTTGTGCTCGCTCGCTCAACCTCTGGCGCAACTCATCGCCTGCACCGGCTCCAGTGGCTGTGGCAAAGCCTTGGCCGACACCAAGGCCGATGCCCGCCAACTGGCCGAGCTGCTACAACGCCAGGGCCAAACCCTGAAGGTCCATCTGTCGGGCTGCCCGCGTTCCTGCGCGGCGGCCCATATTGCGCCTGCCACCTTGCTGGCGGTCGCCCCCGGTCGTTACGACCTGTATTTTCGCGATGCCACGCTGCCGGGTTTCGGCGCGTTGCAGGCACACAATCTAACTATTGAAGCGCTCGGCCACTGGCTCGACGCTCGCCCCCGGAGCCCCCTTGATGCTTGA
- a CDS encoding precorrin-8X methylmutase produces MLDYIRDGQEIYRNSFAIIRAEANLARIPADLEKLAVRVIHACGMVEAIDGLQFSEGAGTAGRQALAAGAPILCDARMVSEGVTRARLPANNPVICTLRDESVPALALELGNTRSAAALELWRPHLEGSVVVIGNAPTALFYLLEMLDAGAPKPALILGFPVGFVGAAESKAMLAANSRGVPFVIMQGRLGGSAMAAAAVNALATEIE; encoded by the coding sequence ATGCTTGATTACATCCGCGACGGTCAGGAGATCTATCGCAATTCCTTCGCGATCATCCGCGCCGAAGCCAACCTGGCGCGCATCCCGGCCGACCTGGAAAAACTCGCGGTACGCGTGATCCACGCCTGCGGCATGGTCGAGGCCATCGACGGTCTGCAGTTTTCCGAAGGCGCGGGCACGGCCGGACGCCAGGCGCTGGCCGCTGGTGCGCCGATCCTCTGCGATGCGCGGATGGTTTCCGAGGGGGTGACCCGGGCTCGCCTGCCGGCCAACAATCCGGTGATCTGCACCTTGCGCGACGAAAGCGTGCCGGCGTTGGCCCTTGAGCTGGGCAACACCCGTTCGGCCGCCGCCCTGGAGCTGTGGCGCCCGCACCTGGAGGGCAGTGTCGTGGTGATCGGCAACGCGCCGACCGCCCTGTTTTACTTGCTGGAAATGCTCGATGCCGGCGCGCCGAAACCGGCCCTGATCCTCGGCTTCCCGGTGGGCTTTGTCGGGGCCGCCGAGTCCAAGGCCATGCTGGCGGCCAACAGCCGTGGCGTGCCGTTCGTGATCATGCAAGGCCGTCTCGGCGGCAGCGCCATGGCCGCCGCGGCCGTCAATGCCCTCGCTACGGAGATTGAATGA